The nucleotide window ATCGGACCGCCGGGTCTGCGGCATCAGCCTTCCTCTCCGTCGATCGGCCCCAGCAGGGGCACCATGATGTCCAACTGCTCAAGCCCCTGGACGTCCGTCTCCAGCAGAGGGAGCTCCACCAGCGGGAACCGGGGGAAGCGAGCGCGTATGTCGCCCAGGCAACTCTCCTGCGAAGCGCGGCGCTTGTCAAAGAAAGCTCCGGCGTCCGGCGGTATCAGCTTGTTGATCACTATGCCCCCGATGGCTATGCCGTGCCTCTCCAGCATCTCCACAGCCCGCGCCGTCTCCAGTATGGAGAGCCTCTCCGCGTTCATGACGAAGAAGAAGGCGGAGAGAGAGGCGTCCGTCAGGAGGTCCCTGGCGAGCTCGAACTTCTCCTTGCGGGCCGTGAGGGTGTCCAGAATCGGATCCTCCTTGATCCTATCGGCTAGCTTGGAGTCGTAGCGGGAGGCCATCTTCATCAGGTGCATGGCCTTCCTTCGCTTCTCTATCAGCTGGTCGATCCATGCACCGAGTATCTCCGGCAGAGTGAGCAGGCGAAGGGTGTGCCCGGTCGGCGCGGT belongs to Synergistaceae bacterium and includes:
- a CDS encoding ArsA family ATPase, with translation MRRFSFFGGKGGTGKTSCAAAYALSLSRRGVRTLVVSTDPAHSLADAFGRSIGGDSVPLAENLRGLEIDPAAEAKKYMELVQEKTLDLVSAAIVDEIKRQIEIAYMSPGAEEAAIFDKFVELMESAGKDYDSIVFDTAPTGHTLRLLTLPEILGAWIDQLIEKRRKAMHLMKMASRYDSKLADRIKEDPILDTLTARKEKFELARDLLTDASLSAFFFVMNAERLSILETARAVEMLERHGIAIGGIVINKLIPPDAGAFFDKRRASQESCLGDIRARFPRFPLVELPLLETDVQGLEQLDIMVPLLGPIDGEEG